One Thermoanaerobacter pseudethanolicus ATCC 33223 DNA window includes the following coding sequences:
- the nuoF gene encoding NADH-quinone oxidoreductase subunit NuoF, with translation MLYRSHVMVCGGTGCTSSDSDKVAERFTEEIKKAGLDKEVLVVRTGCFGLCELGPVVVVYPEGVFYSRVKPDYVPEIVEEHLLKGRPVKKYLYGESVTEREIKPLEETPFFRKQKRIALRNCGIINPEDIREAIAFDGYKALAKVLTQMTPKEVIDEVKKSGLRGRGGGGFPTGVKWEFAYNQKETPKYVVCNADEGDPGAFMDRSILEGDPHSVLEAMAIAGYAIGANHGYIYVRAEYPLAVKRLKIAIEQAREYGLLGKDIFGTGFDFDIEIRLGAGAFVCGEETALLNSVMGRRGEPRPRPPFPAVKGVWDKPTIINNVETFANIPPIILNGAEWFSSIGTEKSKGTKVFALTGKVNNTGLIEVPMGTTLREIIYEIGGGIPNGKKFKAAQTGGPSGGCIPAEHLDTPIDYDSLINVGSMMGSGGLVVMDEDTCMVNVAKFFLEFTVDESCGKCAPCRIGTKRMLELLEKITSGKGEEGDIEKLEELAKTIKATALCGLGQTAPNPVLSTIRYFRDEYEAHIKEKKCPAGVCQALLRFYIDPDKCKGCGICAKNCPVNAISGKPRQPYVIDQDKCIKCGTCIEKCPFGAIYKK, from the coding sequence ATGCTTTATAGGTCACACGTAATGGTATGCGGTGGTACCGGATGTACATCTTCAGATTCTGATAAAGTAGCAGAGCGTTTTACGGAGGAAATAAAAAAAGCTGGTTTAGATAAGGAAGTATTAGTTGTTAGGACAGGGTGTTTTGGCCTTTGCGAATTAGGACCAGTTGTTGTAGTGTATCCTGAAGGAGTTTTTTATAGCAGAGTTAAACCTGACTATGTTCCTGAAATTGTAGAAGAGCACTTGCTAAAAGGAAGACCTGTTAAGAAATATCTCTATGGGGAAAGCGTGACAGAAAGAGAAATAAAGCCATTGGAAGAAACTCCTTTCTTTAGGAAACAAAAGAGGATTGCCCTTAGAAACTGCGGTATTATCAATCCTGAAGATATAAGAGAAGCAATTGCTTTTGACGGATATAAGGCGTTAGCAAAGGTTCTTACTCAAATGACTCCTAAAGAGGTTATTGACGAGGTAAAGAAATCCGGGCTAAGGGGTAGAGGTGGTGGAGGATTCCCAACAGGTGTAAAATGGGAATTTGCTTACAACCAGAAAGAAACTCCTAAATATGTAGTCTGCAACGCCGATGAAGGTGACCCTGGTGCTTTTATGGATAGAAGCATATTGGAAGGAGACCCTCACAGTGTTTTAGAGGCAATGGCAATAGCAGGATACGCAATTGGAGCAAACCATGGATATATTTATGTAAGGGCAGAATATCCTTTGGCAGTAAAAAGGCTTAAAATTGCTATTGAACAGGCAAGAGAATATGGTCTTTTAGGGAAAGACATATTTGGGACAGGTTTTGATTTTGACATTGAGATAAGATTAGGAGCAGGTGCTTTTGTCTGTGGAGAAGAGACTGCACTTTTAAATTCAGTAATGGGAAGAAGAGGAGAACCAAGACCAAGACCTCCATTTCCTGCTGTAAAAGGTGTATGGGATAAACCAACAATTATAAATAATGTAGAGACATTTGCTAATATTCCACCAATTATTTTAAATGGTGCTGAGTGGTTTTCAAGCATAGGTACAGAAAAATCAAAAGGGACAAAAGTTTTTGCCTTAACTGGTAAAGTAAACAACACAGGTCTTATTGAAGTTCCAATGGGAACTACTTTAAGAGAAATTATCTACGAAATAGGTGGAGGAATACCTAACGGAAAGAAATTTAAAGCTGCTCAAACTGGAGGACCTTCAGGTGGCTGCATTCCTGCAGAGCATTTAGATACACCAATAGATTACGATTCCTTAATAAATGTAGGTTCTATGATGGGTTCAGGTGGACTTGTTGTAATGGATGAAGACACTTGTATGGTCAATGTTGCAAAATTCTTCCTTGAGTTTACAGTTGATGAGTCCTGCGGTAAATGTGCGCCTTGTAGGATTGGCACAAAAAGAATGCTGGAGCTTTTAGAAAAGATAACTTCTGGTAAAGGTGAAGAAGGAGACATTGAAAAGTTGGAGGAACTTGCGAAAACCATTAAAGCGACAGCTTTGTGCGGCCTTGGACAAACAGCCCCAAATCCGGTTTTATCTACAATTAGATATTTCAGAGATGAATATGAGGCGCATATAAAAGAGAAAAAATGCCCAGCTGGCGTATGCCAAGCCCTCTTAAGATTTTATATTGACCCCGATAAGTGTAAGGGCTGTGGAATTTGTGCTAAAAATTGTCCTGTCAATGCTATTTCTGGAAAACCAAGGCAGCCTTATGTGATTGACCAAGACAAATGTATAAAGTGCGGCACATGCATTGAAAAATGTCCATTTGGCGCAATCTACAAAAAATAA
- a CDS encoding (2Fe-2S) ferredoxin domain-containing protein, with protein sequence MKSIEELEKIRKETLGKINLRKDRSGIRIAVGMATCGIAAGARPVMMAILDELSKRNVTDVIVTETGCIGMCKLEPIVDVYVPGQEKVTYVKVDEKKARQIVVEHVINGHPIREWTIENYE encoded by the coding sequence ATGAAATCTATAGAGGAATTAGAAAAAATTAGGAAAGAGACATTGGGAAAAATCAATTTAAGAAAAGACAGGTCAGGTATAAGAATTGCTGTTGGAATGGCTACTTGTGGTATTGCAGCAGGAGCAAGGCCTGTCATGATGGCGATATTAGATGAACTCAGTAAGAGGAATGTGACTGATGTAATTGTCACAGAGACTGGTTGTATAGGTATGTGTAAATTAGAACCTATTGTAGATGTTTATGTTCCAGGACAAGAAAAAGTCACTTACGTAAAGGTTGATGAGAAAAAGGCAAGGCAAATAGTTGTTGAACATGTTATAAATGGCCATCCAATCAGAGAATGGACTATTGAAAATTACGAATAG
- a CDS encoding ATP-binding protein encodes MKELALYILDLSQNSIRAGAKNIYIEINIDTSKDMLKVSIEDDGCGMSKELLKKVTDPFITTRKERKVGLGIPLFKELAQLCEGNFEIFSVEGKGTKIIGTFKLSSIDLVPIGDMASTIVSLILSAPDLDIVYKYSKDNYEFLFDTKELKKILKEVNINDIKVLSWIKEYVKENMKGDTEV; translated from the coding sequence ATGAAAGAATTAGCTCTTTATATATTAGATTTGTCACAAAATAGCATAAGAGCGGGAGCAAAAAATATTTATATTGAAATAAATATAGATACTTCAAAAGATATGCTTAAAGTCTCTATAGAAGATGATGGATGTGGAATGAGTAAGGAATTATTAAAAAAAGTCACAGACCCTTTTATAACCACAAGAAAGGAGAGAAAAGTAGGGCTTGGAATTCCGCTCTTTAAGGAGCTTGCCCAGCTGTGTGAAGGAAACTTTGAGATTTTTTCTGTAGAAGGAAAAGGAACAAAAATAATAGGTACTTTTAAGCTTTCAAGTATAGACCTTGTTCCAATAGGAGATATGGCTTCAACAATTGTGTCGCTGATATTATCTGCGCCGGACTTGGATATTGTATACAAATACAGCAAAGATAACTACGAATTCTTATTTGACACTAAAGAACTCAAAAAAATACTAAAGGAAGTCAATATAAATGATATCAAGGTGTTAAGCTGGATAAAGGAATATGTAAAAGAGAATATGAAAGGTGATACGGAGGTGTAA
- a CDS encoding complex I 24 kDa subunit family protein yields the protein METLCRKFGEEKVERFKKALEELKNIPGSLIAIMNEAQEIFGYLPIEVQLYISKEMNVPLTEIFGIATFYSRFTLKPSGKYKINLCMGTACYVRGAAMVLEKIKEKLGIQVGETTPDGKFSLEPTRCLGACGLAPVMMINGEVFGRLTPDDVDEILSKFE from the coding sequence ATGGAGACCTTATGCCGAAAATTCGGTGAAGAGAAAGTAGAGAGGTTTAAAAAGGCTTTGGAGGAATTAAAAAATATCCCTGGCTCTTTGATTGCAATTATGAATGAGGCTCAAGAAATTTTTGGATATCTTCCTATTGAAGTTCAACTTTATATTTCAAAAGAAATGAATGTGCCTTTGACAGAAATATTTGGAATAGCTACTTTTTATTCAAGGTTTACTTTAAAGCCTTCGGGTAAATACAAGATCAATTTGTGTATGGGAACAGCTTGTTATGTAAGAGGAGCTGCAATGGTGCTGGAAAAAATAAAAGAGAAATTGGGAATTCAAGTAGGTGAAACAACTCCAGATGGGAAATTTTCTTTAGAACCTACTAGATGCCTTGGAGCTTGCGGATTGGCTCCTGTTATGATGATAAATGGTGAAGTTTTTGGAAGATTAACTCCTGATGATGTTGATGAAATATTGAGTAAATTTGAGTAA
- a CDS encoding PHP domain-containing protein, translating into MMLYYDLHIHTALSPCASDDMTPNNIVNMASIKGLDVIAITDHNSAKNVKAVYNLGLKKGLIVVPGIEVQTREEVHILCYFYSVDECAKFSEIINENLIKIKNEKTIFGNQFVMDEEDNVIEEIDYSLLISSNLSINEIFEYMEGKGVAVTAHVDRPAYSIVSNLGFIPNIKNLTTIEISKGIVTENFLHSYPEYRKYKIIRSSDAHYLGDISEREEFLLCKSELKSVVDWLCGY; encoded by the coding sequence ATGATGCTTTATTATGATTTGCACATTCATACGGCTTTATCCCCTTGCGCTTCTGATGATATGACTCCTAACAATATTGTCAATATGGCTTCTATAAAAGGACTTGATGTAATAGCTATAACAGACCACAACAGCGCAAAAAATGTGAAAGCTGTGTATAATCTTGGATTAAAAAAAGGCTTGATAGTAGTGCCTGGTATAGAGGTACAGACAAGAGAAGAGGTTCACATACTTTGTTATTTTTATTCAGTAGATGAATGCGCAAAATTTAGCGAAATTATTAACGAAAATTTGATAAAAATTAAAAATGAAAAAACAATCTTTGGGAATCAATTTGTGATGGATGAAGAAGATAATGTTATAGAAGAGATAGATTACTCATTGTTAATTTCATCAAATTTGAGCATTAATGAAATTTTTGAATACATGGAGGGCAAGGGGGTAGCGGTCACAGCCCATGTGGATCGGCCTGCCTATAGTATTGTATCAAATCTTGGATTTATCCCTAATATTAAAAATTTAACAACAATTGAGATATCAAAAGGTATTGTGACAGAAAATTTTTTACACTCATATCCTGAATATAGAAAATATAAAATTATAAGGTCGTCAGATGCCCATTATTTAGGAGATATTTCTGAAAGAGAGGAATTCTTACTGTGTAAGTCAGAATTAAAAAGTGTTGTAGACTGGCTTTGCGGTTATTGA
- a CDS encoding DRTGG domain-containing protein → MRIKVADLVNRGFKLVAGGNGIDKEIEGVYICDLLSWVMAHAKAKSAWITIQTHVNIVAVALLAEISCIIIPEDAKLDEEAKKKADEEGIPILSFTGTSYEAAITLYEMMK, encoded by the coding sequence ATGAGGATAAAAGTAGCTGATCTTGTCAATAGAGGATTTAAATTAGTTGCAGGGGGCAACGGAATTGACAAAGAAATTGAGGGGGTGTATATATGCGACCTTTTAAGTTGGGTTATGGCCCATGCAAAAGCAAAGAGCGCCTGGATAACAATTCAAACTCATGTAAATATCGTAGCAGTAGCTTTGTTGGCCGAAATAAGTTGTATAATAATTCCTGAAGATGCGAAATTAGATGAAGAAGCTAAGAAAAAGGCTGATGAAGAAGGCATCCCTATATTAAGTTTTACAGGGACTTCTTATGAAGCGGCAATAACTTTGTACGAGATGATGAAATGA